In Zingiber officinale cultivar Zhangliang chromosome 9B, Zo_v1.1, whole genome shotgun sequence, the genomic window GATTGTTGTACCTAATGCTGATCTAGAAAAGGTTGCATCTCTTTCTACACTACAGGATCTATTTATTCATGTTGTCTAAATGCTGAATAATTTGGTCATCTTCAGGAAGTGCAATGTCTAAAGAAGGAAAACATGTCTCTTAAAATAGAGGTAAGATTAGAGGACTCATTGTTCTCTATGTGATGTATTCTGTGTATTTTTTGttccttttttttatttgtaaCCATTAGATATTGATATCGTAATCTTTTTGTTTTTCGTTTATCTTATCCAGTGCGTTTTATAAACTACTCAACATTCTCTTTTTTAGTTTTTATATAAAAACATCAACCATGTATCTTGCATGTGAACTCAACAAACCATTTTCATTGGGTAAAATAAACATTTCAAAACTATTATACCTCGTGATTAGTACAAGCCATTATATAATTGGTAGACGATTTGAGTATCAATTTATCTGGAAATGTGTATGCAAATGTTCCTACAAAGAATGATCTATGGCTCTTTCCTTAGGAATGAAACCTTTGGATGCCAATAGGAATGAATAAAGTAACTGCATTGTTCCTATGAGTGAGTAGCTTTTAACATTTGatcataaaaagtattttacatgttaataaaattccCAGTTTGTTAAAGTCTAAGTCAATGCTAGCTTGGAATTTTGTTAACATATTAAATCCTTTATGTGTCATATGCTATAAAGCTCCTCACTCCATAAGCCTATGAAGCCACGTTAAACAGGTTATGTGGATTCATTTTATAACAATGATGGTTATCATTAGGGCCTTatgttgcattttttttttttgctggaaTAGGCAAATTATATCTTTTAGTCATTGGTATATTATTGTTGCTTTAGCATAAACCCATTAGTTTAACTTAGTCTGGGTCAACTAATTGAATTAAATCAATATATGCTGATATACATTATTTGACTtgcatatttctaatttgactgaCCCTTAGGAATCTTGCATTCACATGGATGCATGTGCTTCTCTTTATAATATATTTTCTGAGGGATATTTTGAATGAACATTAGGATATCTGAGAATGTGAAAAATTATCATATATGTAATTTGAAAGAATTTACCTTGtgtattttcttattattttttatgttttttattgctTGTGCAGAGAAATGTATTGCTCAAGGAGATTAATAAGCAAAAGGTGATTTCATCATGCAGTCAGTTGCATGTAGCATCTTCTTATCACTTTTCATCATTAGAGAGTCATCCTAAGAAATTGTAGTAACATGACTAGCAAAATGTCATGTCATTGGCTATTTTGTTATAAGTTTTCCTGCAAATTTGTTGTGCATATGAATTGTGTGCATTCGGTAGTCTCTGGATAGTGGATCTCATGTTATACCTTAAGGGTTATGTTAGATATTTTCTTGCCTATTTTATGAATAGGATATTCTACATAGTTGGAACCAAAGCCTATctaaatttgtcttgacttatttgattatgattttttCCCCATTATTTGCACCTAGAAATATTTCTGTAATTTGTACCCACAGCTCCTACATGGATCCATAGCTAAATAGGATTTGGATGCATATGACTTTTATTATATGAAATATAATTTACTTAATGTGTATACCAAATTTCTCTTGTTTGTGATAAGCTGCTTTTCCAACATGAGTGTATTATCTTTGTAATTTGGTGTCAATTCCAATTatttcaaagtaaaaaaaaaatcaaggatggatctatatttcttttaccTGCATATTTATAGAGTGAGCTAGAGCTACATGAAGCACGGGTAATGGGAATAGATGGATCCAGCCACATTGTAATAGTCTCAAGAAAGTCCCCTGGAATTGAACGAGAGCATGTCCTTGACAAGGTAAATCTTCACTCTCATAGCACTCATGttgaaacttaaaaaaattatgattCATAACATGTAAAAGTGTTGCAATCCATTAATGTTTCTTGAATGCCAccgctaagttcttaatttgtCACTTCCTCTTGAAACTGAATCTGGCTTTTCTTGTAGGTTGGCTGGGATGAGTCAACTTTTGGAGAGAGGCAGCCAAGAGTCTCTCTTTGGGAGATTGAGCCTTTAACAACGTTTCCAATGTATCCATCTTCCTTTCCACTAAGGCTCAAGCGCCCTTGGCCTTCTGACTTGCCCTCACTACATGGTACTTATCATGTTTGCTTGCTGAATCTTAACTAAACAGGTATGAACTCCTTGCTACTGCCATCTCACTTCTGTCACCTATATGTTTAAGTGGGAGAGATGATCTTATGTGGCTTCAAGATGGAGGCAGAGCAATCCAGTCTTTGAATTTCCAGGGATTCTGTAATCAGACGTTTACCGAGTGCTATTTCAAAAGCTGGAAATATGAGTGGCTGAAGGGGAAGAGAACACTagggaagatttagttaaatctctgcacagagcaagaaggataacgttggcaccagtaagaagaatatttgtgtactatctattaccttttgatgttgtaagaaaaatagttatgtgtaatttgtggatactgacttgaagtgcacaatatctattatctttttatgttgtaagaagaatatttatgtgttggttatatggatattgacttggtgtgtttagatacatcggtgcatttttatttgtgattttcatagtgaattaataatattaactttattttatgatttgcttggtgataatattggtttttcactatttcgaaAATCAAATTTATGTCGTtcaacaatactgatattacatcggttttccaccgctataaaaccggtgtcattaactaatattacatcggttgtataccgctgccaaaactagtgttattaacatataatattacatcgattttacacccgatgtcgttaagtgatactacatcggttataacccgatgtctaaaatggcaaaccttttacatcgccttcatagacatcggtcgaaaatataatagacatcggtggaaaaccgatgtctatgacgatttttgttgtagtgactggTGCAGTAATGAGCCTCCGCTTGAGCtcctggaagctctgctcacaagaTTCTGTCCAGCTAAACTTCTCTCCCTTTCAGGTTAATCGTGTCAAAGGTAAGGCTATACTGGAAAAACCTTTGATGAACCTCCGATAATACCCAGCCAATCCCAAGAAGCTACGTATCTCCTGTACTGTCCTCAGTTGTTCCCAGCTAGTGATGGCCTCAATTTTCTACGGATCGACTGATATACCTCTGCTGGAAACAATGTGTCCATGAAAACCCACCGAAGGTAACCAGAATGCGCATTTGCTAAACTTCGCATAGAGGTGTTCTCGCCGTAGCGTCTccaaaactatgcgaagatgtcgcCTGTGTTCCTCCTCAGATCGGgaatatatcaaaatatcatcaatgAACACGATGAcgaactgatctaggtactcaaCGAACACcctattcatcagatccatgaacaCAGCTGGAgcattgtgttggtgcaatcgacctaggttttgatgtgtgtgtcaaagagtttaagttaggctttcatatgtatttgatatgtgtttgagtcatgcaggactttgtggaacacatgagaacttggtgcggccaagtgtgggaagctcatccaagggctcggatcgttgagtcggtgaaggatggtgtggaagacatctgagggaccgcacggacgaggagcaatggagtggggccgaaggaagtggacttcaaggcagcgtgaaggatggcacggagaggagccgcgggctcgggtgcatctgagggacgaaggccgaggaagaggacttcaaaggcaactccggaaaggatgagaggagtgaatgtactgggaccagtcgactgatccagcttcacaaaatgcacagaagcattctgtgcttgtcgactaaggggaccagtcgactggtcctaagaccagtcgactggtacatgaccgttggcagaaaacgggctctaaagagagccgttggtgttgcctaacggctagcaccagtcgactggtgcatggaccagtcgactggtgtcagggtttgagttgattgatgatcaactctttcctcttatttaaggggagctttggggcattgagtaggttactgatactcattgtaaaccttctgaatcttgcccaaagctcccaagacaattctcttcctcctaattctaactccatcttgtaaagaggaagagtgctcttgtgagaggtttgctccaccgagaaggagaagctttagccggagattgccggggactgatccaccaaaggatcaagggctcgtccacctcaaggacacgtcgtggagtaggagcaagcaatctccgaaccacgttacatcgagcgtgttagcatttgtattcttgtttgtgtttctttattttagtttctatatttccgcttgcgcaaactaacgtattgtagagaagaaatcgatttgggggtggcctagctatccaacccccccttcaagccggccaccaatcctccaacaattggtatcagagcgaggacgctctccgttggactaatcgccaagaagaacaacatcatcaatggccggctcaaacattcatccacccaaattcgaaggagacttctcttggtggaagaagaaaatggaggtattcttcgaaaccgattttgatattatgctaatcatggaaaatggtttcgaagtacctagggatcaagacaacaagatacttgagaaaacaaggtggagcaagaaacAAAGGGAAGAACATCTAGCAAATTCGAGAGCCATCCATCatctactacatgttcttccccaacaagaagtaacaagagttggaacctactcaagtgccaaggagttgtgggagaagctagtggagcttcatgaaggcacatcggaggctaaattggcaagaagagatcttctccgaactcaactcaacaatgtaaagcttgagaagggagataaggtatctacacttcatgctaaatttaaagaaatctTAAGTGGACTAataagtgtaggtgagaaactctccaaccgggacatcataatgaaagctatcaatgctttcccaagatcctcgacatggagctccattgtagattcattctacatttcaaaggatctagagaagagctctctagatgaattcttctcaaccatggagcttcacgaaacaagggttgaaggattagagggagaagcaaatagatcgagaggagtagcccttgtggcaaacaagggaaagggtaagaagaagaagtcttcatccccaccatcctccgactccgaagaatcaagcgcctcaatggatagtgatcaagaggcgtatatggtaaggaaaatgagaagagcttttagaaaattttcatctaacaaatctcatgctaggagaagctcaagaagcaaaagtaggacaaggaagataatttgctacaattgccaaggagaaggacacataagagatgattgtcctctcttgaaaaagaaggaaggaaagaagaagaaggagaagacaaaagaaaaagggaagaaggctcaaaacctaaaagcaacatgggatgatccttcatcatcatcggaggaagaagagcatcacatagtcaattttgctctcatggggattgatgatgtagcctccacctcatccgaacaagaagaaggaaggagctcaagtgaagatgaagaggggagctcaagtgaagggggaggtcaaacttcggattcggacttctcggtaagtgaggtacataatcttcctccccatatcttagttaaaattatttcaagcacaaatgatgacttgttcaaggcaaaaaggaaaaacaagtctttgaaacatgacatttgcatgcttaaagaaaaattagaatccatgcctattagggatgatgatttgcatgcttcctctacaagttcaaatgattcatgtttagaagaggaaaataggaaattaagggaaaaggtagaataccttaccaatgcccttagaaaatttgaaattggctcaaataccttaaacatgattattgggagccaaagggcaagttttaagaaaaatgggctaggatacaatgaacccaataatgaaaagacttatcattgtctacttgctagggggaaatcaaagagaaagaccatagataggaaatggatccctaaggagtacttggtcaacccaattagagagaacttctattgggtgccaaaatcaatcctcaagggttagaggattttaggtcaagtcaaccatggaaatcataattctaatttttttttttttggttgacttgagaccttaagggggagtacttagccttgatagaaattcatgataaaaagggctaagtagagattacctttatctcacaatgacttgcattattttctaacaataaatgtgagatactaggatgatacaaataattcacatatgcttatggcattttgatgagttatgaaatgtatcaatttttagtgatcatagaccaactatggggaaagcaaatgtttaattaatggacatcttgcccatagatcatagttggacatttcaaatgttttgaaaacaattctatgttttatttactgtggtctagctattttaaaacatatgatttcaaaactgagcttgaaattgatacaaacttgcatgttttcgatatttttgaaacttggtcaaaatttttaaaataggttgacttttcatgaaaacatatttttcttagttaaagaatattataagaaatatgtgttcaaaatttcatgatttttcgaattttctggaattttttatggatttctgaagttggctgccataggctgaaattgatgttcagtttgtgccagtcgactggtgcagataccagtcgactggtaccagcctttcagcattctgttggtctttaaaatcaaattttcggtTCAAATTTGGTTAtaactgataccatagtatgtgtacgtgtctggtacaatatttttgatggtgtcaaagggggagaattgggtaggtttaagttagaaatctacttggtttacttgtgtacaaatctttgaaaattaaggttgagagcatgtgttaagggggagcttgggttttatg contains:
- the LOC122025584 gene encoding uncharacterized protein LOC122025584 isoform X2, whose amino-acid sequence is MSLKIERNVLLKEINKQKSELELHEARVMGIDGSSHIVIVSRKSPGIEREHVLDKVGWDESTFGERQPRVSLWEIEPLTTFPMYELLATAISLLSPICLSGRDDLMWLQDGGRAIQSLNFQGFCNQTFTECYFKSWKYEWLKGKRTLGKI
- the LOC122025584 gene encoding uncharacterized protein LOC122025584 isoform X1 encodes the protein MSLKIERNVLLKEINKQKSELELHEARVMGIDGSSHIVIVSRKSPGIEREHVLDKVGWDESTFGERQPRVSLWEIEPLTTFPMYPSSFPLRLKRPWPSDLPSLHGGRDDLMWLQDGGRAIQSLNFQGFCNQTFTECYFKSWKYEWLKGKRTLGKI